A single window of Granulicella cerasi DNA harbors:
- a CDS encoding alpha/beta fold hydrolase, with translation MLCRKSLRTLLASLLFATLCTAASAQSILPKPTDLPPARFAKVFGENIRYYEAGTGSTLVLVHGFGSQALFDWGRVIKPLALHHHVVAIDEIGWGGSDKPAIDYSIQTFADFLGEFLRVKHIDHFALAGESLGGWIVSLYTIEALQPKDVYQQGFPKPSQLILEDAAGHRAIRSKGAPQVPGTLAEAAGIGFIFYDKSLVTPDLVRQNFMIKLTANDGNTQRSLRTNMKLDEETVGDRVQAINIPTLIVWGGNDAVVPLEDGKDYAAKIPGAKLVIVPECGHAPSLEKPKEFLAAVASFLR, from the coding sequence TTGCTTTGTCGCAAATCGTTGCGTACCTTGCTTGCCTCACTCTTGTTTGCCACTCTCTGCACGGCTGCGTCCGCGCAGTCGATCCTGCCAAAGCCAACAGACCTTCCGCCCGCCAGGTTCGCGAAGGTTTTCGGCGAGAACATTCGTTACTACGAAGCGGGCACCGGCTCCACGCTGGTGCTCGTGCATGGTTTCGGTAGTCAGGCGTTGTTTGACTGGGGCCGTGTCATCAAGCCGCTCGCGCTGCATCATCATGTCGTTGCGATCGACGAGATCGGTTGGGGCGGTTCCGACAAGCCTGCCATCGACTACAGCATTCAAACCTTCGCCGACTTCCTCGGCGAGTTCCTGCGCGTGAAGCACATTGACCACTTCGCGCTCGCCGGCGAGTCGCTCGGCGGCTGGATCGTCAGCCTCTACACGATCGAAGCGCTGCAACCGAAGGACGTCTATCAGCAAGGCTTCCCGAAGCCTTCGCAACTCATCCTCGAAGATGCTGCGGGGCATCGAGCGATTCGCTCCAAAGGCGCGCCGCAAGTGCCCGGCACGCTTGCAGAGGCCGCAGGCATCGGCTTCATTTTCTACGACAAATCGCTCGTAACGCCGGACCTCGTGCGCCAGAACTTCATGATCAAGCTGACCGCAAACGATGGCAATACGCAGCGCTCGCTGCGCACGAACATGAAGCTGGACGAGGAAACCGTCGGCGACCGCGTGCAGGCGATCAACATCCCGACGCTCATCGTCTGGGGTGGCAACGACGCCGTCGTGCCGCTCGAGGACGGCAAAGACTATGCCGCGAAGATCCCCGGCGCGAAGCTTGTGATCGTTCCCGAGTGCGGCCACGCTCCGTCGCTCGAAAAGCCGAAGGAATTTCTTGCCGCCGTTGCATCATTCCTTCGCTAG